In the Oncorhynchus keta strain PuntledgeMale-10-30-2019 chromosome 32, Oket_V2, whole genome shotgun sequence genome, ttaaaataaaaaggATACTGTCACTAACTtcactagggtatgtgggacgttTGTGTcttcaacagccagtgaaactgctgggtgccaaattcaaatacagaaatactcataaaaattcagaaaacaaaacatattttacataggtttaaagatgaacgtcttgtgaatccaaccacggtgtcagattttaaaaatgcttctcGGGCAAAAGCATACTGTACggttatttgagaacatagcccactAGACAATTCATTAAatacagtaaccagccaagtagaacagtcagaaatagagataaaaatgaatcccttacctttgatgatcttcatatggttgcactcagcagacattcatttactcaataaatgtttattttgttcaataaagtctctTTAAATACAAAAACCTAAGTTTTGTTCgtgtgttttcttcagtaatccacaggctcaaacgcagtcaaaacaaGAAGACAAAAAAGTCCAAATTATATCTGTAAAGTTCCTAGAAACATGTCAATGGATGTTTATATTCaaccctcaggttgtttttagcctacaTAATTGCTAATATTTCAACccgacaataacgttgtcaatttaaaaggtaaacaagaattGCTATCTCTCTTTCGcacgcatgaaaaagctctgcgaCACTTTAGTCATTCCGAATGCTCTTattccctcatttttcagaatagaAGCCTGAAACTATtattaaagactgttgacatctagtggaaggcataggaactgcaatttgagtcctaagtcaatggatcctgtaatggcattgaatagaaaactacaacaacaaaaaaactacttcctgaatggatttttctcaggtttttgcttgccaaatcagttatgttatactccgatactattttaacagttttggaaactttagagtgttttctattcaaatctaacagttatatgcatatcatatcttctgggcacgataagcaggcagtttaatttgggcttgcttttcatccaaaattccaaatgctgccccctaccctagagaggttaaggaCATTCAGCAGGACATTCAAACAAGCCTTAGAATTATAATCCaaagtagtgtgaaatgcactcataagCAACCTGGAAATGGAGGTTACTCCCCTGAGTTTTCCCCCATTCACATTCAGAATACATTGTGAAAAACTAAAATCTTTGCTCACCATTTTTGTTCCaggcagatatactacatccataactatcgGTTTCCTCATTAGCAGGGAGGTGTTTCTGCAATCAAATTGTGTGTGCATCGCCCTCATGCcgcaaatgtattaaacacaGAAAGGGGCCTATATTGGAGACCAAACGTCGTCTGACACACTGCTTAGAGTTTCAACAACATGAATAAATGATTTCTAGCCTACAATAATTGATTTTACTACTaatgtgaaaacaagacaaaatatgACTATTCTTGCTCATAAGACAATTGGTCCAAAAAATTGCATTCTTTACACACGTCAATTGTTTTACAACATAATGGCTATGCTGTTGGCATCACCTTTTACAGTGGATTTCCGCTGTTGTGGGCCTTAAACcatctgtctgactttgttgttcacacaggagagagacgtgactattgtggatcctctgggggtcctcaacaacctcatgatgttgaagaggcagagaagagtctctccagatcagaacacctcAACAAACACCTGCAGAAATCCACAGGGAAGAAATCTCATTCCTGCTCTGAGTGTGGGAAGAGATTCACTTGCTCATCAGGCATTAAAATTCATCAGAgaatccacacaggagagaaatgtTTTAGCTGTACTCAAAGTGGGATGAATTTTACTCGGTCAACCAGCctgatatcacaccagagaacacacacaggaaagaAATTGTATATCTGTGCTCAATGTGGGAAGCGTTTTAGTCGATCTTTTGCTCTGACAgtgcaccagagaatacacacaggagagaaaccctaTAGCTGTACTCAATGTGGGATGAGTTTtactcagtcagccagcctgatatcacaccagagaatacacacaggagagaaattgTATATCTGTGCTCAATGTGGGAAGCGTTTTAGTCGATCTTTTGCTCTGACAgtgcaccagagaatacacacaggagagaaaccctaTAGCTGTACTCAATGTGGGATGAGTTTtactcagtcagccagcctgatatcacaccagagaatacacacaggagagaaatcgtatatctgtgatcaatgtgggaagagttttggtaGATCTGGGCAGCTGAATGTACACAAGAGatcacacacaggagagaaaccttataacTGTGATGAATGTGGTAAGAGTTTTGGTCATTCTAGCATTCTGACAGAGCACCAGAGAacccacacaggagagaaatcttatgtctgtgatcaatgtgggaagaattTTGGTAGATCTGGGCAGCTGACTGAACACAAGAGatcacacacaggagagaaaccttataacTGTGATGAATGTGGTAAGAGTTTTTGTAGATCTGGACAGCTGACTGTACACAAGAGatcacacacaggagagaaaccttacagctgtggtcaatgtgggaagagttttattACATCTAGCATTCTGActcaacaccagagaacacacacaggagagaatccTTTtatctgtgatcaatgtgggaagagttttggtaGATCTGGGCAACTGActgtacaccagagaacacacacaggagagaaaccttatagctgtgatcaatgtgggaagagtttttgtCGATCTGGACAGCTGATTGTACACAAGAGATCACACCCAGGAGAGAAATCTCATAGCTGAGATAATCTGATAAAAGAGCTCTGATTTCAATATCAGAAAATACATACATGAAGGAGTTGTTTCATGATattaatgtcacaatgtagaatgttttaacattgtcgTAGGAGGATTTTGATAATGTCACAATGTTGAACCCTAAACATTTGTCCCCTGTTCTATTGATTTCAACATGATATGGATATTAGCCTCGGGGAAAATCCCGGCTCTGAAATGGAAGAGTACTATTTATATGATTTAACAAAAAGTGACTAACAAAAAAAGAGACCCTTACCACGTTGGTGACCCACTTGAATCAAAATGCAAGACTTCAAAATGTAGCTAGCTGTTTTCTACAAATTGTCCTCTAACCAGCGATGTACACATTATTCCCAGATTCCGTGTGGTTTTTGAGATGTTAGTTTTAACAGGACGTGcaacctcatctccctcctctcggCACAAATGATTTCAACATGATATCGATGAATGATGACAAATAAGTGTTGCATTCCTTTGTTTAGCGACCCCTAAATTTAAAtgtatcactccaaaatgtagctgactgtcttctgcagGTTATATTTTacctcactggttagaggacatctcccatttccatgtgttttttttaGTTGTGtttgtttcaaatcaaattttatttgtcacatacacatggttagcagatgttaatgcgagtgtagcgaaatgcttgtgcttctagttccgacaatgcagtgataaccaacaagtaatctaactaacaattccaaaactactgtcttatacacagtgtaaggggataaagaatatgtacataaggatatatgaatgagtgatggtacagagcagcatacagtagatggtatcgagtacagtatatacatatgagatgagtatgtagacaaagtggcatagttaaagtggctagtgatacatgtattacataaggatgcagtcgatgatgtagagtacagtatatacgtatgcataggtagcattgtttaaagtggctagtgatatatttacataatttcccatcaattcccattattaaagtggctggagttgggtcagtgtcaatgacagtgtgttggcagcagccactcaatgttagtggtggctgtttaacagtctgatggccttgagatagaagctgtttttcagtctctcggtcccagatttgatgcacctgtactgacctcgccttctggattatagcggggtgaacaggcagtggttcgggtggttgatgtccttgatgatctttatggccttcctgtaacatcgggtggtgtaggtgtcctggagggcaggtagtttgcccccggtgatgcgttgtgcagacctcactaccctctggagagccttacggttgagggcggagcagttgcagtaccaggcggtgatacagcccgccaggatgctctcgattgtgcatctgtagaagtttgtgagtgcttttggtgacaagccgaatttcttcagcctcctgaggttgaagaggcgctgctgcgccttcttcacgacgctgtcagtgtgagtggaccaattcagtttgtctgtgatgtgtatgccgaggaacttaaaacttgctaccctctccactactgttccatcgatgtggataggggggtgttccctctgctgtttcctgaagtccacaatcatctccttagttttgttgacgttgagtgtgaggttattttcctgacaccacactccgagggccctcacctcctccctgtaggccgtctagtcgttgttggtaatcaagcctaccactgttgtgtcgtccacaaacttgatgattgaattggaggcgtgcatggccacgcagtcgtgggtttacagggagtacaggagagggctcagaacgcacccttgtggggccccgtgttgaggatcagcggggaggagatgttgttgcctaccctcaccacctgggggcggcccgtcaggaagtccagtacccagttgcacagggcggggttgagacccagggtctcgagcttgatgacgagcttggagggtactatggtgttgaatgccgagctgtagtcgatgaacagcattctcacataggtattcctcttgtccaggtgggttagggtagtgtgcagtgtggttgagattgcatcgtctgtggacctatttgggcggtaatcaaattggagtgggtctagggtgtcaggtaggctggaggtgatatggtccttgactagtctctcaaagcacttcatgatgacggaagtgagtgctacgggcggtagtcttttagctcagttacctttgctatcttgggaacaggaacaatggtggccctcttgaagcatgtggggacagcagactgggataaggattgattaaaaatgtctgtaaacacaccagccagctggtctgtgcatgctctgatgACGCTgcttgggatgccgtctgggcctgcagccttgcgagggttaacacgtttaaatgtcttactcacctcggctgcagtgaaggagagaccgcatgttttcgttgcaggccgtgtcagtggcactgtattgtcctcaaagcgggcaaaagttatttagtctgcctgggagcaagacatcctggtccgtgactgggctgggtttcttcttgtagtccgtgattgactgtagaccctgccacatgcctcttgtgtctgagccgttgaattgagattccactttgtctctgtactgacgcttagcttgtttaatagccttgcggagggaatagctgcactgtttgtattcagtcatgttgccagacaccttgccctgattaaaagcagtggttcgcgctttcagtttcacgcgaatgctgccatcaatccacggtttctggttagggaatgtttttatcgttgctatgggaatgacatcttcgatgcacgttctaatgaactcgcacaccgaatcagcgtattcgtcaatgttgttgtctgacgcaatacgaaacatattccagtccacgtgCTGGAAGCAGTcatggagtgtggagtcagcttggtctgaccagcgttggacagacctcagcgtgggagcctcttgttttagtatctgcctgtaggcagggatcaacaaaatggagtcgtggtcagcttttccgaaaggggggcggggcagggccttatatgcgtcgcggaagttagagtaacaatgatccagggttttaccacccctggttgcgcaatcgatatgctgataaaatttagggagtcttattttcagattagctttgttaaaatccccagctacaatgaatgcagcctccggataaatggtttccagtttgcaaagagttaaataaagttcgttcagagccatcgatgtgtctgcttggggggggatatatacggctgtgattataatcgaagagaattctcttggaagataatgcggtctacatttgattgtgaggaattctaaatcaggtgaacagaaggatttgagttcctgtatgtttccttcatcacaccatgtctcgttagtcataaggcatacgcccccgccactcttcttaccagaaagatgtttgtttctgtccgcgcgatgcgtggagaaacccgttggctgcaccgcatcggatagcgtcttcccagtgagccatgtttccgtgaagcagagaacgttgcagtctctgatgtccctctggaatgctacccttgctcggatttcgtcaaccttgttgtcaagagactggacattggcaagaagaatgctggggagtggtgcgtgATGTGCCCTTGttctgagtctgaccagaagaccgctacgtttccctctttttcggagtcgttttcttgggtcgctgcatgcgatccattccgttgtcctgtttgtaaggcagaacacaggatccgcgtcgcggaaaacatattcttggtcgtactgatggtgagttgacgctgatcttatattcagtagttcttctcgactgtatgtaatgaaacctaagatgacctggggtactaatgtaagaaataacacgtaaaaaaaacaaaaaactgcatagttttctaggaacgcgaagcgaggcggccatctctgtcggcgccggaagtcgaGTCCCAACAGCCCGTACAACCTGATTTCCCCCTAATCGATATCAGTGATTTATTGCTACTTGTCAAAACAACAGCGTTTTTGGTGCTTGTGCAGTTTATTAGCTGCTTGTTTAAACAAATACAAGCATTATGAttatgtaacggcgttcgtctgttgaatgaagaaagtcggaccgaaatgcagcgtgtaggttactcatgactttaatgaacagAATAGcagtacatgaaataactgaaatacaaaaacaacagaacggaacgtgaaactaattacagcctatctggtgactacaacacagagacaggaacaaacacccacaaaatacaaagcgaaagttaggctgcctaaatacggttcccaatcagagacaacgcgaagcacctgactccaattgagaatcgcctcaggcagccaagcctatacaacacccctaattagccgcgatcccaaatactacaaaccccaatacgacaaacaacatataaacccatgtcacaccctggcctacccaaacatataacaaaaacacaaaatacaatgaccaaggcgtgacagattaTTGTGGCAGGTGTTTGTGTATATAGCACATGTTATGTTTAGGTTTTCAATTTATCCCAATCTGTTTCTGCATATTGGTTATTGATTTGGACACGTTAAAACTGTGTTTTGACATTGGGGATATCTCACCTAGCAAAATGTAATTGAAAAGACCAATATTTTATATTTACAATTTGTGTAACATTTAGTAATCATAATGATTTATGTAACCAAATGACAATATTTTGGGCTACAGTTATATTGATATTGTTTCCCTGCTTTTCGAATATCAGGGTTCATTCTCAGATGTGCCAACCCAGAGCATGAGCATGTACTAGAGCATGACATTGGGGATGACATTGGGGACCTATCCAACAACATGCCTATCTAGTGAACCCTGAAAAGAGAAAGAAGCTCTGCCGTGAGATGGAAAGTTACTATGGATATTGCAGGAGTTTCCTTTTGAAATTAGACATGTCCGTGGTAACGACAACTTGGTTGTTGATTGTCTCACGGGTGGGCAGTCAAAAAGTGTTGTGTTTTGCGCTTAGCCAGTGAGTTGCCATGGATCACAATTTATTTTGACTGCACGTTTTTCCGTATTGGAAATGATTTTTGTTTGGGCTCGTTCCAAGAGGACGAGAGTTCAAGAAGCTAGTGAGTTTTAGGAAgacgagagttctagaagctaATTGTTGACAGCCAGTAGACACCATGTTTATATTGGTGAAGGTGAAGCATTGTGGTTGATTATAATGTGTAATTGAAGTTGTTTTATGTTGATGGTAAGCATTGTCTTAAGGGGGAAGGTGTTAGTCTTTagtttttccatttatgttttgaggttggactttCGCCCGTAGAGATCATTCGCACCTAGGGCGCACCGATTagggtcacctcgttagtcagtatgtgttacacctgttctggcttatccatctcattagtgggaaggtgtttcacctgagctggtccaggttctatttaagagtgtctggcccagtgctccagttgtcttgatagatgtggagagtCAACACGTTTAGTTGCTCCACCTTTTTGGTTTGCGTCCCTTTTTTACTTTTGTtgtgggtttttcttttgtttgcctcttcTTGGACAGATTAGTGGGTCTCATTGTTGGCGTCTTGTATGTCCCAGTTGTTGTTACTAGTCAACTTCAGTGGACACTGAGAGCAAAACTGCAACATTATGTTATAATACTTTTATTGGATCAAATGGTggttttatgcaacagaatagagGGTTCTTATAACTATTTTGtatgtgttctactgaggatgggcctctgggaGATAACACTGATAGGAGATGTACAATGTCTTTTGGGTGCTAAAACCTAAAGAGACCGCATTCCAGAAtatgagttaatgtttctgttctatatggtaccagggagagatgacCCCAGGGCCAGACCCTGGTCTCTACACAAAGAGTACTGTTTTTACATCAGATACTGTCTGCTGAGAATTATAActatctttcatacaaatcttgaCCTTGTGACCCGTTCTATACATCTGTTTGTCATGTAGGTTGAAAGGGGGCATCTTGGCTATTAAAGACCTTTGTACTTTTGTATCGGGGCTCTCAACAAATCATCTGGGGGTGATTCGTTGACCAGCCATCATTATCGTAGAGCACTCAATTGATTCACTTTATATGTGTACGTTGTCTTGACCTGCTCCCTTATTATAAGGCAAATAAAGATGTAGTtcaagtataactctgacttgtgtgatatgTTTGTCACCTCATTTGATATGAAAGAAATCAACAACCACATTTGGCGATGGGGCGTGAATCTTGACTTGGTGACTGATGGCTAAATGGTGCACGAGAGATCCCTCTAACATGGGATCTCAGGGAGACCAAGGTCTATAGTTCCTGGGAGGCTTGATTTTGCCTTGGTCTCTGGGAGGTTAGATAACCGTTGGGGATCCCATGGTCATTGTCCGGGAAACAAAAGTTTATTTTTGGTTCTGTTGGGAGTATGTTTTGAGAGCTGTTTCGTAGCTATGGAGAGTCCTTGAAAAAGCAAATGGAATACCTGGAGTACCTGAGAATTTCTTACGTTTTATATGGATTCTGTTAATATATGAAAATATGATGaattgtatgtgtgtataatCGATTACTAGAGATTTGATGAAGTAATACTGGGAATATAATTAGATACAATTTAAACAACCCATATGAAGACAAACGTAGGTTTTGAGTTGGTATCTTTAACCTCTAaagactccccatcccgcatgagggagcgtaatcatcgcctgacattaattagcataatgcaacggacatacatattcctagaaaatattcctattcatgaaaatcacaaatgaaatatattgagacacagcttagccttttgttaatcaccctatcattttcaaaatatgctttacagccaaagctagacaagcatttgtgtaagtgtaTTGATAGcctccagctagcagcaggtaacttggtcacggaaatcagaaaagcaatcaattaaatcgtttacctttgagcttaggatgttttcactcacgagactcctagttagatagcaaatgttccttttttcccaaaatattatttttgtaggcgaaatagctctgtttgttcttcaggtttggctgagaaatcacccggaaattgcagtcacgaaaactgcaaaaaatattccaaattagctccataatattgacagaaacatggcaaaggttgtttataatcaatcctcaaggtgtttttcaaatatctattcgataatatatccatcgggacaattagtttttcagtaggaccgattggagtaatggctacctctgtattttacgcgagaatctctctgggagaatcaggtgaccacttgcgcaatgtagccgc is a window encoding:
- the LOC118373991 gene encoding zinc finger protein 883-like, yielding MTVTSKKEEEEEEEPGYLGQVFQTHLKESNGSNDEFSQKMFLRNRSLINTRERRDYCGSSGGPQQPHDVEEAEKSLSRSEHLNKHLQKSTGKKSHSCSECGKRFTCSSGIKIHQRIHTGEKCFSCTQSGMNFTRSTSLISHQRTHTGKKLYICAQCGKRFSRSFALTVHQRIHTGEKPYSCTQCGMSFTQSASLISHQRIHTGEKLYICAQCGKRFSRSFALTVHQRIHTGEKPYSCTQCGMSFTQSASLISHQRIHTGEKSYICDQCGKSFGRSGQLNVHKRSHTGEKPYNCDECGKSFGHSSILTEHQRTHTGEKSYVCDQCGKNFGRSGQLTEHKRSHTGEKPYNCDECGKSFCRSGQLTVHKRSHTGEKPYSCGQCGKSFITSSILTQHQRTHTGENPFICDQCGKSFGRSGQLTVHQRTHTGEKPYSCDQCGKSFCRSGQLIVHKRSHPGEKSHS